One Salvelinus fontinalis isolate EN_2023a chromosome 11, ASM2944872v1, whole genome shotgun sequence DNA window includes the following coding sequences:
- the LOC129864834 gene encoding uncharacterized protein LOC129864834 isoform X1, with protein sequence MAFGCWLGVFVLLSVWPSVRCSDLPRGAIETACRDRYLLVTTQLSFAGNEPRFEAVDADGVHSITKQYGSECGYMFTILPLPGHAELRASYFSCHTDNQDDEVFTFSFNLITTAASGVGNTYTVNATCSLPLPWSPREVSCEENYMEVSMRSDVSCLSGTTTDAWTAALATAHSSATSTWQLMFQQEGQQLIPMSLSEARELGYVFHLTQGRLVFRSPYTPRSVMGSVSMVNGSVVEVVHPILFSRQRWVVMMVDWIVACSTNEGMYDGVGLVWQTPTLLSPLVSGLSGLEISKISMGVDGQLLDKPITAERGYSMDISDTTVQISIPFNAAGGYRKSFVMDNMYHEFYVVRLYYEQTFLDDCGVETRLRLHRPMITPILIQHLSIINQTVLEDRVFTVYLGNLSYDVDLVAVKLNGHNFTILEANKSGLVITMVPQPNSNLHAYILRVPFDDAVVHKLYSTEGRLQFSLDINYTLVILPQEEPYYYLASVVAQFNDVFPPVFKGVCNDKSISFQMVHKPFDYLWEVGVGPYLLTTNLADKRGYIMRNDSKSLTLEVPLFTVGYTYKDINLKQFYGSFEIHSRLPKTLDVKSSLSKACLFQTTEVIVCSTKGVVTVVTDVTLAIPGAEPNRTFLLDSTCRPQETDDTRALFSFGLHTCGTRVQVDHQHVTYENEINIEHKSQSVKAPVKTRDTASVMTVRCVYPLSDLYKLFAYWQFEADSPGVGTILTRVPVKIFQPTYPPTTLATTRRPLTSTTTSNTGLSPGRDMPGIQPRAKYVKVFSWQMNQPTGTT encoded by the exons ATGGCTTTTGGGTGTTGGTTGGG agtATTTGTACTCCTCTCTGTATGGCCTAGTGTAAGATGTTCTGACCTTCCAAGAG GGGCCATTGAGACTGCTTGTCGGGATCGATACCTGTTGGTAACAACCCAACTCTCATTCGCTGGGAATGAACCTCGCTTTGAAGCGGTTG ATGCTGATGGTGTTCACTCCATCACTAAGCAGTATGGGTCAGAGTGTGGCTACATGTTCACTATCCTCCCTCTGCCTGGCCATGCTGAACTCAGAGCCTCCTACTTCTCCTGCCACACTGACAACCAG GATGATGAGGTCTTCACATTTAGCTTTAACTTGATCACAACTGCTGCAAGTGGAGTGGGAAACACCTACACTGTGAATGCAACCTGCTCCCTCCCTTTACCCTGGTCCCCCAGAGAAGTCAGCTGTGAGGAGAACTATATGGAG GTGTCAATGAGGAGTGACGTGTCCTGTCTTTCTGGTACAACAACGGATGCCTGGACTGCTGCCCTTGCTACA GCCCACAGCTCTGCCACGTCTACCTGGCAGCTTATGTTCCAGCAGGAGGGGCAACAGCTGATTCCCATGTCCCTCTCAGAGGCTCGGGAGCTGGGCTACGTGTTCCACCTCACCCAGGGGAGACTGGTGTTCCGCTCGCCCTACACACCACGGTCTGTCATGGGGTCTGTCTCCATG GTGAACGGTTCAGTGGTGGAGGTGGTCCATCCCATACTGTTCTCCAGGCAGAGATGGGTGGTCATGATGGTGGACTGGATTGTTGCGTGCAGCACTA ATGAAGGGATGTATGATGGGGTGGGGCTGGTCTGGCAGACCCCCACTCTGCTGTCCCCGCTGGTCTCTGGCCTCTCTGGGTTGGAGATCAGCAAGATCTCAATGGGGGTGGATGGCCAGCTCCTGGATAAGCCCATCACAGCAGAGCGAGGCTACAGCATGGACATCAGTGACACCACTGTCCAGATCAGCATCCCCTTCAACGCTGCCGGAGGATACAGAAAA agctttgtgatggacaACATGTACCATGAGTTCTATGTGGTCCGTCTCTACTATGAACAAACCTTTCTTGATGACTGCGGTGTGGAGACCAGACTCCGCCTCCACAGGCCCATGATCACACCCATTCTGATCCAGCACCTCTCCATCATTAACC AAACAGTCCTTGAGGATCGTGTGTTTACTGTTTACCTGGGGAACCTCTCCTACGATGTTGACCTGGTGGCTGTGAAGCTCAATGGTCACAACTTCACCATACTAGAGGCGAATAAAAGTGGCCTCGTCATAACCATGGTCCCCCAGCCCAATAGTAACCTACATGCCTACATTCTCAGGGTGCCATTTGATGATGCTGTTGTTCACAAGCTG TACTCTACAGAGGGTCGTCTTCAGTTCTCATTGGACATCAACTACACTTTGGTCATCCTGCCTCAAGAGGAGCCCTACTACTACCTGGCTTCAGTCGTGGCTCAGTTCAATGATGTCT TTCCTCCGGTCTTCAAAGGCGTCTGCAATGACAAAAGCATCAGTTTCCAGATGGTCCATAAGCCATTTGACTACCTGTGGGAGGTGGGTGTTGGCCCATACCTTCTGACCACAAATCTGGCTGACAAGCGGGGTTACATTATGCGGAATGACAGCAAGAGTCTGACCCTGGAAGTGCCCCTCTTCACTGTTGGCTACACTTATAAG GACATCAATTTGAAGCAGTTCTACGGCTCATTTGAAATTCACTCGCGACTTCCCAAGACGTTGGATGTCAAGAGTTCCTTGTCCAAAGCCTGTCTCTTTCAGACTACTGAGGTCATAG TGTGTTCCACTAAAGGGGTGGTGACAGTGGTTACTGATGTGACTCTGGCTATTCCTGGAGCTGAACCCAACAGAACCTTTCTCCTGGACTCCACCTGCAGGCCTCAAGAGACAGATGACACCAGGGCTCTCTTTAGCTTTGGACTCCACACCTGTGGTACCAGGGTTCAG GTTGACCATCAGCACGTTACCTACGAAAATGAGATCAACATTGAGCACAAGAGCCAATCTGTGAAAGCACCAGTCAAAACCAGGGATACTGCCTCTGT GATGACAGTTCGGTGTGTCTATCCACTGAGTGACCTATACAAGCTGTTTGCATATTGGCAGTTTGAGGCAGACTCTCCAGGAGTTGGCACCATCTTGACTAGAGTTCCTGTAAAAA TATTTCAGCCCACCTATCCACCCACTACCCTCGCCACCACCAGAAGACCGTTGACCTCCACAACTACTTCCAACACAGGCCTGAGTCCTGGGAGGGACATGCCTGGCATCCAGCCTAGGGCTAAATATGTCAAAGTCTTCAGCTGGCAAATGAACCAACCTACAGGAACCACTTAG
- the LOC129864834 gene encoding uncharacterized protein LOC129864834 isoform X2 — protein sequence MAFGCWLGVFVLLSVWPSVRCSDLPRGAIETACRDRYLLVTTQLSFAGNEPRFEAVDADGVHSITKQYGSECGYMFTILPLPGHAELRASYFSCHTDNQDDEVFTFSFNLITTAASGVGNTYTVNATCSLPLPWSPREVSCEENYMEVSMRSDVSCLSGTTTDAWTAALATAHSSATSTWQLMFQQEGQQLIPMSLSEARELGYVFHLTQGRLVFRSPYTPRSVMGSVSMVNGSVVEVVHPILFSRQRWVVMMVDWIVACSTNEGMYDGVGLVWQTPTLLSPLVSGLSGLEISKISMGVDGQLLDKPITAERGYSMDISDTTVQISIPFNAAGGYRKSFVMDNMYHEFYVVRLYYEQTFLDDCGVETRLRLHRPMITPILIQHLSIINQTVLEDRVFTVYLGNLSYDVDLVAVKLNGHNFTILEYSTEGRLQFSLDINYTLVILPQEEPYYYLASVVAQFNDVFPPVFKGVCNDKSISFQMVHKPFDYLWEVGVGPYLLTTNLADKRGYIMRNDSKSLTLEVPLFTVGYTYKDINLKQFYGSFEIHSRLPKTLDVKSSLSKACLFQTTEVIVCSTKGVVTVVTDVTLAIPGAEPNRTFLLDSTCRPQETDDTRALFSFGLHTCGTRVQVDHQHVTYENEINIEHKSQSVKAPVKTRDTASVMTVRCVYPLSDLYKLFAYWQFEADSPGVGTILTRVPVKIFQPTYPPTTLATTRRPLTSTTTSNTGLSPGRDMPGIQPRAKYVKVFSWQMNQPTGTT from the exons ATGGCTTTTGGGTGTTGGTTGGG agtATTTGTACTCCTCTCTGTATGGCCTAGTGTAAGATGTTCTGACCTTCCAAGAG GGGCCATTGAGACTGCTTGTCGGGATCGATACCTGTTGGTAACAACCCAACTCTCATTCGCTGGGAATGAACCTCGCTTTGAAGCGGTTG ATGCTGATGGTGTTCACTCCATCACTAAGCAGTATGGGTCAGAGTGTGGCTACATGTTCACTATCCTCCCTCTGCCTGGCCATGCTGAACTCAGAGCCTCCTACTTCTCCTGCCACACTGACAACCAG GATGATGAGGTCTTCACATTTAGCTTTAACTTGATCACAACTGCTGCAAGTGGAGTGGGAAACACCTACACTGTGAATGCAACCTGCTCCCTCCCTTTACCCTGGTCCCCCAGAGAAGTCAGCTGTGAGGAGAACTATATGGAG GTGTCAATGAGGAGTGACGTGTCCTGTCTTTCTGGTACAACAACGGATGCCTGGACTGCTGCCCTTGCTACA GCCCACAGCTCTGCCACGTCTACCTGGCAGCTTATGTTCCAGCAGGAGGGGCAACAGCTGATTCCCATGTCCCTCTCAGAGGCTCGGGAGCTGGGCTACGTGTTCCACCTCACCCAGGGGAGACTGGTGTTCCGCTCGCCCTACACACCACGGTCTGTCATGGGGTCTGTCTCCATG GTGAACGGTTCAGTGGTGGAGGTGGTCCATCCCATACTGTTCTCCAGGCAGAGATGGGTGGTCATGATGGTGGACTGGATTGTTGCGTGCAGCACTA ATGAAGGGATGTATGATGGGGTGGGGCTGGTCTGGCAGACCCCCACTCTGCTGTCCCCGCTGGTCTCTGGCCTCTCTGGGTTGGAGATCAGCAAGATCTCAATGGGGGTGGATGGCCAGCTCCTGGATAAGCCCATCACAGCAGAGCGAGGCTACAGCATGGACATCAGTGACACCACTGTCCAGATCAGCATCCCCTTCAACGCTGCCGGAGGATACAGAAAA agctttgtgatggacaACATGTACCATGAGTTCTATGTGGTCCGTCTCTACTATGAACAAACCTTTCTTGATGACTGCGGTGTGGAGACCAGACTCCGCCTCCACAGGCCCATGATCACACCCATTCTGATCCAGCACCTCTCCATCATTAACC AAACAGTCCTTGAGGATCGTGTGTTTACTGTTTACCTGGGGAACCTCTCCTACGATGTTGACCTGGTGGCTGTGAAGCTCAATGGTCACAACTTCACCATACTAGAG TACTCTACAGAGGGTCGTCTTCAGTTCTCATTGGACATCAACTACACTTTGGTCATCCTGCCTCAAGAGGAGCCCTACTACTACCTGGCTTCAGTCGTGGCTCAGTTCAATGATGTCT TTCCTCCGGTCTTCAAAGGCGTCTGCAATGACAAAAGCATCAGTTTCCAGATGGTCCATAAGCCATTTGACTACCTGTGGGAGGTGGGTGTTGGCCCATACCTTCTGACCACAAATCTGGCTGACAAGCGGGGTTACATTATGCGGAATGACAGCAAGAGTCTGACCCTGGAAGTGCCCCTCTTCACTGTTGGCTACACTTATAAG GACATCAATTTGAAGCAGTTCTACGGCTCATTTGAAATTCACTCGCGACTTCCCAAGACGTTGGATGTCAAGAGTTCCTTGTCCAAAGCCTGTCTCTTTCAGACTACTGAGGTCATAG TGTGTTCCACTAAAGGGGTGGTGACAGTGGTTACTGATGTGACTCTGGCTATTCCTGGAGCTGAACCCAACAGAACCTTTCTCCTGGACTCCACCTGCAGGCCTCAAGAGACAGATGACACCAGGGCTCTCTTTAGCTTTGGACTCCACACCTGTGGTACCAGGGTTCAG GTTGACCATCAGCACGTTACCTACGAAAATGAGATCAACATTGAGCACAAGAGCCAATCTGTGAAAGCACCAGTCAAAACCAGGGATACTGCCTCTGT GATGACAGTTCGGTGTGTCTATCCACTGAGTGACCTATACAAGCTGTTTGCATATTGGCAGTTTGAGGCAGACTCTCCAGGAGTTGGCACCATCTTGACTAGAGTTCCTGTAAAAA TATTTCAGCCCACCTATCCACCCACTACCCTCGCCACCACCAGAAGACCGTTGACCTCCACAACTACTTCCAACACAGGCCTGAGTCCTGGGAGGGACATGCCTGGCATCCAGCCTAGGGCTAAATATGTCAAAGTCTTCAGCTGGCAAATGAACCAACCTACAGGAACCACTTAG